A single Sutterella megalosphaeroides DNA region contains:
- the prmC gene encoding peptide chain release factor N(5)-glutamine methyltransferase — protein sequence MTSTTSTHPILVRTIRGVLQEGSMQVGRFEAAVLLAHVIGKRREYLIAHDDEELSDESVLRFQMLVSLRLAGTPVPYLTGRQEFFGRNFFVDDAVLIPRPDTEVLVEQTLVVAPAAPKVLDLGTGSGCIAVTLALEMPGSTVVATDASEKALVVARKNAEALEAAVEFRSGSWWEAVGDETFDIIVSNPPYIREDDEHLKALGCEPITALTSPENGLADLKAIVAGAMAHLNPNGWLLLEHGYDQGEAVREALLEAGFAAVHTKRDYGDNERVTSGRRPN from the coding sequence ATGACCAGTACGACCTCTACCCATCCCATCCTCGTGCGCACGATCCGCGGCGTACTGCAAGAAGGCTCGATGCAGGTCGGGCGCTTCGAAGCGGCCGTTTTGCTCGCACACGTCATCGGCAAGCGCCGCGAGTACCTCATCGCCCACGACGACGAGGAACTCTCCGACGAGTCCGTACTGCGCTTTCAAATGCTCGTTTCGCTCCGGCTTGCGGGCACCCCCGTTCCGTACCTCACGGGGCGGCAGGAATTTTTCGGTCGCAACTTTTTCGTCGACGATGCCGTCCTCATTCCCCGACCCGATACGGAAGTACTCGTCGAGCAGACGCTCGTCGTCGCGCCCGCCGCGCCCAAGGTGCTCGACCTCGGAACGGGGAGCGGCTGCATCGCCGTGACGCTCGCGCTTGAAATGCCGGGCTCGACCGTGGTGGCCACCGACGCCTCCGAAAAGGCGCTCGTCGTCGCCCGCAAAAACGCCGAAGCGCTCGAGGCCGCGGTGGAATTCCGCTCGGGCTCCTGGTGGGAGGCGGTCGGCGACGAAACGTTCGACATCATCGTCAGCAACCCGCCCTACATCCGCGAAGACGACGAGCACCTGAAGGCCCTCGGTTGCGAGCCGATCACGGCCCTCACTTCGCCCGAGAACGGTCTCGCGGACCTGAAAGCGATCGTAGCGGGCGCGATGGCGCACTTGAACCCGAACGGGTGGCTCCTTCTCGAGCACGGGTACGACCAGGGCGAAGCCGTTCGGGAGGCGCTCCTTGAGGCGGGCTTTGCGGCCGTGCACACGAAGCGCGACTACGGCGACAACGAACGCGTGACGTCGGGGCGCCGCCCGAACTGA
- the hemA gene encoding glutamyl-tRNA reductase encodes MQLLALGLNHTTAPISVRERVAFGPDEIVDTIARLLERYSAPSQGGIHECAILSTCNRTEIYCAATDAQSARTALLSFIANEKDVPLSELEPHIYTYEQEEAARHTFRVASGLDSMVLGETQIVGQMKKAEKLARTARGLGVMLNHLFQSTFTVAKEVRTATAIGANSVSLAAAAVRLALRLFGHLDDERVLFVGAGEMIELCAAHFAAQKPKSITIANRTMERGQTLARTVHADAIRLADLPAQIAQYDIIVSCTASALPIIGLGMIERAVQERRHRPMFIVDLAVPRDVEPEIDRLDDVYVYTVDDLGKVVSEGKQSRQAAITQAETIIGLRVTDFADWLKLRDAVPSIQSLRDRANYLRDFELNRALRHLHHGDKPEEVLEMLAHGLTNKLMHDPTILLRNGEGLSNEDRDLMERLLDRFYRRHDR; translated from the coding sequence ATGCAGCTTCTTGCTTTAGGTCTCAACCATACGACGGCACCCATTTCCGTTCGCGAGCGCGTGGCCTTCGGCCCCGACGAGATCGTCGATACGATCGCGCGCCTGCTCGAACGCTACTCGGCACCGTCTCAGGGCGGCATCCACGAATGCGCCATCCTCTCGACCTGCAACCGCACGGAAATCTACTGCGCGGCGACCGACGCCCAGAGCGCGCGCACGGCGCTTCTCTCCTTCATCGCCAACGAGAAGGACGTTCCGCTCTCGGAGCTCGAACCCCACATCTACACCTACGAGCAGGAAGAGGCCGCCCGTCACACGTTCCGCGTCGCCTCCGGGCTCGACTCCATGGTGCTCGGTGAAACGCAGATCGTCGGGCAGATGAAGAAGGCCGAGAAGCTTGCTCGCACCGCCCGCGGTCTCGGCGTCATGCTCAACCACCTCTTCCAGTCGACCTTCACGGTCGCCAAGGAAGTGCGTACGGCCACCGCCATCGGCGCGAACTCCGTGAGTCTCGCCGCGGCCGCCGTGCGTCTCGCGCTGCGCCTGTTCGGGCACCTCGACGACGAGCGCGTGCTCTTCGTCGGTGCGGGCGAAATGATCGAACTCTGCGCCGCGCACTTCGCCGCCCAGAAGCCCAAGTCGATCACGATCGCCAACCGCACCATGGAACGCGGTCAGACCCTCGCGCGCACGGTGCACGCCGACGCGATCCGTCTCGCGGACCTGCCTGCGCAAATCGCCCAGTACGACATCATCGTCTCCTGCACGGCTTCCGCCCTCCCGATCATCGGTCTCGGCATGATCGAGCGCGCCGTTCAGGAACGCCGTCACCGTCCGATGTTCATCGTCGACCTGGCGGTGCCGCGCGACGTGGAACCCGAAATCGACCGCCTCGACGACGTGTACGTCTATACGGTCGACGACCTCGGCAAGGTCGTGAGCGAAGGGAAGCAAAGCCGCCAGGCCGCGATCACCCAGGCCGAAACCATCATCGGTCTGCGCGTGACGGACTTTGCGGACTGGCTCAAACTGCGCGACGCCGTGCCCTCCATTCAGTCGCTGCGCGACCGCGCGAACTATCTGCGCGACTTCGAATTGAACCGGGCGCTTCGCCACCTGCACCACGGCGACAAGCCCGAGGAAGTCCTCGAAATGCTCGCGCACGGTCTCACCAACAAGCTCATGCACGACCCGACGATTCTGCTTCGCAACGGCGAAGGGCTCTCGAACGAAGACCGCGACCTCATGGAGCGGCTGCTCGACCGCTTCTATCGACGTCACGACCGTTGA
- a CDS encoding S1C family serine protease — MLKRLWLLFAQTVTIAVGVVWTWEAVGPERAPAEAVTKAPATPGAAPAPVPHVTSAADTESILSAAVDRAAPAVVNIFTRRDARRDEAGADAHVEHHVNPLGSGVVVTSDGYILTNYHVVEGISNPKVALPDGKTYTARIVGTDAETDLALLRVDATGLAKIAMGDSTALRVGAPVLAIGNPFDVGQTVTAGIVSALGRHGLGLNNYEDFIQTDAAINQGNSGGALVDLEGRLIGINTAIFSPDLSEGFVGIGFAIPTSIIERVLPSLMAGERVKRGYLGFVPQQLSDELARDLGLSVTSGIVVRQVIPESPALAAGLRARDVVLSIDDVPAVRVNRVLQRIAEIPPGKTVSVEVLRGQKRVRLSIKASVRPLGSLEKESLPPAYDEESAPEDAPEH, encoded by the coding sequence ATGCTCAAACGTCTCTGGCTCTTATTCGCTCAAACCGTCACGATTGCCGTCGGCGTCGTCTGGACGTGGGAAGCGGTCGGCCCCGAACGGGCACCCGCCGAAGCCGTCACAAAAGCGCCCGCAACCCCGGGCGCCGCACCGGCACCCGTTCCTCACGTTACGTCGGCCGCGGACACCGAATCGATCCTCTCGGCCGCCGTCGACCGGGCCGCACCGGCCGTCGTCAACATTTTCACCCGCCGCGACGCGCGTCGGGACGAGGCGGGCGCCGACGCGCACGTCGAGCACCACGTCAACCCGCTCGGAAGCGGCGTCGTCGTCACCTCCGACGGCTACATCCTCACAAACTACCATGTCGTCGAGGGCATTTCAAACCCGAAGGTCGCCCTCCCCGACGGCAAGACCTACACCGCCCGGATCGTCGGCACCGACGCTGAAACGGACCTCGCGCTCCTGCGCGTCGACGCGACGGGGCTTGCCAAGATCGCCATGGGCGACAGCACCGCGCTGCGCGTGGGCGCGCCCGTCCTTGCGATCGGCAACCCCTTCGACGTGGGGCAGACGGTGACGGCCGGGATTGTTTCGGCGCTCGGGCGCCACGGACTCGGGCTCAACAACTACGAGGACTTCATTCAGACGGACGCCGCCATCAATCAGGGGAATTCGGGCGGCGCCCTCGTCGACCTCGAAGGGCGTCTGATCGGCATCAACACCGCCATCTTCTCCCCGGACCTCTCGGAAGGATTCGTCGGCATCGGTTTTGCCATCCCCACTTCGATCATCGAGCGGGTGCTCCCGAGCCTGATGGCGGGCGAGCGCGTCAAGCGCGGCTATCTCGGGTTCGTGCCGCAGCAGCTCTCGGACGAGCTCGCGCGCGATCTCGGACTCTCGGTGACGAGCGGGATCGTGGTGCGTCAGGTGATTCCCGAGAGCCCCGCGCTCGCGGCGGGCCTGCGCGCCCGCGACGTGGTGCTGTCGATCGACGACGTCCCCGCGGTGCGGGTCAATCGCGTGTTGCAGCGCATCGCCGAAATTCCGCCCGGAAAAACGGTTTCGGTCGAGGTGCTCCGCGGCCAAAAGCGCGTTCGTCTCTCGATCAAGGCGTCGGTGCGGCCGCTCGGCTCCCTCGAAAAAGAGTCGCTTCCGCCCGCCTACGACGAAGAGTCGGCCCCCGAAGACGCCCCCGAACACTGA
- a CDS encoding glutathione S-transferase N-terminal domain-containing protein yields the protein MMTLFSGPTCPFSQSSRIVLHEKGCEFCIESLDLEGISPEHQAQFEAISPYRELPVLIERDLILYNVFVINEYIDERFPHPQLMPADPVGRGRTRLFLNIFERDLFPHVRVLENTQSTEAQRETARRSLIYYLNFIAQRIGPTKFIMSDDFQMLDAVLAPILWRLQHYGITLPNESSKLSIYAERLFTRQSFIDSMTAQERSMRK from the coding sequence ATGATGACGCTTTTTTCGGGCCCCACGTGCCCGTTCTCCCAGAGCAGCCGCATTGTTCTTCATGAAAAGGGATGTGAGTTCTGCATCGAGTCGCTCGACCTCGAAGGCATCAGCCCCGAACATCAGGCTCAGTTCGAAGCGATCAGCCCGTACCGCGAACTCCCGGTTCTCATCGAACGCGACCTGATTCTCTACAACGTGTTCGTCATCAACGAATACATCGACGAACGCTTCCCGCATCCGCAGCTCATGCCCGCGGATCCCGTCGGTCGCGGCCGTACCCGTCTGTTCCTCAACATCTTCGAGCGCGACCTCTTCCCGCACGTTCGCGTGCTCGAAAACACGCAGTCGACCGAGGCGCAGCGTGAAACCGCCCGTCGCAGCCTCATCTACTACCTCAACTTCATCGCCCAGCGCATCGGCCCGACGAAGTTCATCATGAGCGACGACTTCCAGATGCTCGACGCCGTGCTCGCTCCGATCCTCTGGCGCCTGCAGCACTACGGCATCACGCTGCCCAACGAATCGTCGAAGCTCTCGATCTACGCCGAACGACTCTTCACCCGTCAGTCCTTCATCGACTCGATGACGGCTCAGGAACGTTCGATGCGCAAGTAA
- a CDS encoding Nif3-like dinuclear metal center hexameric protein, with protein MKTTELAAEIGGFLEADNFQDYAPNGLQVEGGGESRRILLGVTASQALLDRAVEQGADTVLVHHGWFWKGESPRVVGMKARRLRTLMKHDIALLAYHLPLDAHPEVGNNAEIARLLELSVLGKAGSLGLLHYGEPLGGDVAFDAFFEKVGRVFDRTPQLLGRAPERVRRVAWCSGAAQDELERAAALGCDVYISGEASERTTHEARELGIAYLACGHHATERFGIQALGRWLANRHPELEIAYEEIDNPI; from the coding sequence ATGAAGACAACGGAACTCGCCGCCGAAATCGGCGGCTTTCTCGAAGCGGACAACTTTCAAGATTATGCTCCGAACGGACTTCAGGTCGAGGGGGGCGGCGAGAGTCGTCGCATTCTGCTCGGCGTGACGGCCTCGCAGGCACTCCTCGATCGGGCGGTCGAGCAGGGGGCCGACACGGTGCTCGTGCACCACGGCTGGTTCTGGAAGGGCGAATCCCCGCGCGTCGTCGGCATGAAGGCGCGTCGCCTTCGCACGCTCATGAAGCACGACATCGCGCTCCTCGCGTACCACCTGCCGCTTGACGCCCATCCCGAGGTCGGCAACAACGCCGAAATCGCCCGACTGCTTGAACTTTCCGTTCTCGGGAAGGCGGGCTCGCTCGGGCTCCTTCACTACGGGGAGCCGCTCGGGGGCGACGTCGCTTTCGACGCTTTCTTCGAGAAGGTCGGGCGTGTCTTCGACCGCACCCCTCAGCTTCTCGGTCGTGCGCCCGAACGGGTGCGGCGCGTCGCCTGGTGTTCGGGTGCGGCTCAGGACGAGCTCGAACGCGCGGCCGCCCTCGGGTGCGACGTCTATATCTCGGGCGAAGCAAGCGAACGGACGACGCACGAAGCGCGCGAACTCGGGATCGCGTACCTCGCCTGCGGCCACCACGCGACGGAGCGCTTCGGCATTCAGGCGCTCGGCCGGTGGCTCGCAAACCGGCATCCGGAGCTTGAAATCGCGTACGAAGAAATCGACAATCCGATCTGA
- a CDS encoding stringent starvation protein B gives MSLRESVLLTVREWCEEKNDDCYIWVAVDDSVRVPAACVHDGWVILDISSSGVDGFSTADGWMSFVADFPDNPDFTVCLPLCRILRVGSPNEFEDGVHFEGAGVATDELWARCPVPELYDRPKAESEPADNGASGGFRVIE, from the coding sequence ATGAGTCTGCGCGAATCCGTGCTTCTGACCGTCCGCGAGTGGTGCGAAGAGAAGAACGACGATTGCTACATCTGGGTTGCGGTGGACGATTCGGTCCGCGTGCCGGCCGCGTGCGTGCACGACGGCTGGGTCATCCTGGACATTTCCTCGTCGGGCGTCGACGGCTTTTCGACGGCCGACGGCTGGATGAGCTTCGTGGCCGACTTCCCCGACAATCCCGACTTCACGGTGTGCCTGCCGCTTTGCCGCATTCTGCGCGTCGGCTCCCCGAACGAATTTGAAGACGGGGTGCACTTCGAAGGTGCGGGCGTTGCCACGGACGAACTCTGGGCGCGCTGTCCCGTTCCCGAGCTGTACGACCGACCGAAGGCCGAAAGCGAGCCCGCCGACAACGGCGCCTCGGGCGGCTTCCGCGTGATCGAATAA
- the prfA gene encoding peptide chain release factor 1 gives MLDDRLRHRLYALARRLEEIDRQLSDSSTLGDICFYTALLQERSELEPVVETLRSYESSEADLEAARELSLDPDTADFAFDEMAQARKRLDAYGRTLRISLLPKDPNDERNVFLELRAGTGGDESALFVGDLLRMYLRYAESRGWTSEVVSSNPSEHGGYREIIVRIVGRGVYERLKFESGVHRVQRVPATESAGRIHTSAATVAVMPEADELDEVDLNPSDLRIDVFRASGAGGQHVQKTDSAVRITHLPTGLTVECQDERSQTQNKARAMSILAARIRAARLAEQQAREASERRELVGSGDRSERIRTYNFPQGRVTDHRLNLTLYKLSDILDGDLDELIEPLLMEHQVRELAALGE, from the coding sequence ATGCTCGACGACCGTCTTCGCCATCGACTCTACGCACTTGCGCGCCGTCTTGAGGAAATCGACCGGCAACTCTCCGACTCTTCGACGCTCGGCGACATCTGCTTTTACACCGCGCTCCTTCAGGAGCGAAGCGAATTGGAGCCCGTCGTCGAGACGCTGCGCTCCTACGAGTCGAGCGAAGCCGACTTGGAGGCCGCCCGCGAACTGAGCCTCGACCCCGACACGGCGGACTTCGCCTTCGACGAGATGGCACAGGCCCGCAAGCGACTCGACGCGTACGGACGCACGCTACGCATCTCGCTCCTTCCGAAGGATCCCAACGACGAGCGCAACGTCTTTCTCGAACTGCGTGCGGGCACGGGCGGCGACGAGTCCGCGCTCTTCGTCGGGGACCTCCTGCGCATGTACCTGCGTTACGCGGAAAGCCGCGGGTGGACGTCCGAAGTCGTTTCAAGCAATCCGAGCGAGCACGGCGGGTACCGCGAAATCATCGTGCGCATCGTCGGGCGGGGCGTCTACGAGCGCCTCAAATTCGAGTCGGGCGTGCACCGCGTGCAGCGCGTGCCCGCCACCGAGTCGGCCGGGCGCATCCACACGTCCGCCGCCACCGTCGCCGTCATGCCCGAAGCCGACGAGCTCGACGAGGTCGACCTCAACCCCTCGGACCTGCGCATCGACGTCTTCCGCGCCTCGGGCGCGGGCGGGCAGCACGTGCAAAAAACGGATTCGGCCGTCCGAATCACGCACCTGCCGACGGGCCTCACCGTCGAATGTCAGGACGAACGCAGCCAGACGCAGAACAAAGCGCGGGCGATGAGCATCCTCGCCGCCCGCATCCGCGCGGCGCGTTTGGCCGAGCAGCAGGCGCGGGAAGCCTCGGAGCGGCGCGAACTCGTCGGTTCAGGCGACCGCTCGGAGCGCATTCGCACCTACAATTTTCCCCAGGGCCGCGTGACCGATCACCGCCTCAATCTGACCCTCTACAAACTGTCGGACATTCTCGACGGCGACCTCGACGAGCTGATCGAACCGCTTCTCATGGAGCACCAGGTGCGGGAACTTGCCGCACTCGGGGAGTAA
- the tatC gene encoding twin-arginine translocase subunit TatC: MAQENLPIEAPDDPANEQPLVSHLVELRNRMVKCAISIIVVFVALSPFMKQIFDFLSQPLMVALPQGVKLLATGVVAPFMVPLKVTLFVAFLIALPFVLYQIWAYVAPALYRREKRLALPILVSSIIMFAIGMAYCYFIVFRMVFQFIAGFSPDSVNFAPDIDSYFSFVLTMFLAFGLTFEVPIVVVVLNRVGFATHEKLVKVRPYVIVGAFILAAIFTPPDALSQLLLAVPLVVLFQLGIWLVKMFGKSSEEIEEMKAKQANEDE; encoded by the coding sequence ATGGCTCAAGAGAACCTTCCTATTGAAGCGCCGGACGATCCCGCCAACGAGCAGCCGCTCGTGAGCCACCTCGTCGAGCTGCGCAACCGTATGGTGAAGTGCGCGATTTCGATCATCGTCGTTTTCGTCGCGCTTTCGCCCTTCATGAAGCAGATCTTCGACTTCCTGAGTCAGCCGCTGATGGTGGCTCTGCCTCAGGGCGTGAAGCTTCTGGCGACGGGGGTCGTGGCGCCCTTCATGGTGCCCTTGAAGGTGACGCTCTTCGTGGCGTTCCTCATCGCGCTCCCCTTCGTTCTTTATCAGATCTGGGCGTACGTGGCGCCCGCTCTCTACCGTCGCGAAAAGCGCCTCGCGCTCCCGATTCTCGTTTCGTCGATCATCATGTTCGCGATCGGGATGGCGTACTGCTACTTCATCGTGTTCCGCATGGTGTTCCAGTTCATCGCGGGCTTCTCGCCCGACTCGGTGAATTTCGCCCCGGACATCGACTCGTACTTCAGCTTCGTTCTGACGATGTTCCTCGCTTTCGGTCTCACGTTCGAAGTGCCGATCGTCGTCGTGGTGCTCAACCGCGTGGGTTTCGCCACGCACGAAAAGCTCGTCAAGGTGCGTCCCTACGTGATCGTCGGCGCCTTCATCCTCGCGGCCATCTTCACGCCGCCCGACGCGCTTTCGCAGCTGCTGCTCGCGGTGCCCCTCGTCGTGCTCTTCCAGCTCGGCATCTGGCTTGTGAAGATGTTCGGGAAGTCGAGCGAAGAAATCGAAGAAATGAAGGCCAAGCAGGCGAACGAAGACGAGTAA
- the tatB gene encoding Sec-independent protein translocase protein TatB, with the protein MFDFGFSEMLIIGVVALVVLGPERLPTVARTAGEWVGKAQRFVAQVKSDIDREASLSELKKIQDEAKAIANDMKSSVEAAASDIEKDVNAVASDVKTAGDSIESAVEDAVAEAKPEPVKTASAEDIANVYGWGTPSGAQSAPGANGWGGGWSEPKTFSKRYHSGPSVDELASEIDRLRRELGLKEAQMGGTAGRGRRLAPRARSNRPRIYR; encoded by the coding sequence ATGTTTGATTTCGGTTTCAGCGAAATGCTCATCATCGGGGTGGTCGCACTGGTCGTGCTCGGCCCCGAACGCCTTCCGACGGTCGCACGGACGGCCGGGGAATGGGTCGGCAAGGCCCAGCGCTTCGTCGCGCAGGTGAAGTCCGACATCGATCGGGAGGCTTCGCTCTCGGAACTGAAGAAGATTCAGGACGAAGCCAAAGCGATCGCGAACGACATGAAGTCGAGCGTCGAAGCGGCGGCGAGCGACATCGAAAAAGACGTCAACGCCGTGGCGAGCGACGTGAAGACGGCTGGCGACTCGATCGAATCGGCCGTCGAAGATGCGGTGGCCGAAGCCAAGCCCGAACCCGTCAAGACGGCGTCCGCGGAAGACATCGCGAACGTGTACGGCTGGGGTACGCCTTCCGGAGCGCAGAGCGCCCCGGGCGCCAACGGTTGGGGCGGCGGTTGGTCCGAACCCAAGACGTTCTCGAAGCGCTACCACTCGGGCCCGTCCGTCGACGAACTCGCCTCCGAGATCGATCGCCTTCGCCGCGAACTCGGCTTGAAGGAAGCCCAAATGGGCGGTACGGCCGGTCGGGGCCGTCGCCTCGCGCCCCGCGCACGCAGCAACCGCCCGCGCATCTACCGCTGA